One window from the genome of Cryptomeria japonica chromosome 6, Sugi_1.0, whole genome shotgun sequence encodes:
- the LOC131043730 gene encoding UDP-glycosyltransferase 73C13: MESAHIMVAPFHGQGHVFPCVELCKRLAVRGITVTILADPSIAPSLQITAKQAHESLGINIGVLELSQPEEEEEEKDEAAEQQEPDSFFDHLAKPMEAILEALDPPPVCIIGDVMVPWVATVCNKFNIPRVSFVTSGACSMAFEYAMWKHRAELEEAKEPYEVPGFPKSLTLTPSDTRHRAPSGPPPEGGGRGGPGPRGPPPGRGGRGFPPGHRGSGRGRGRGRGRRPPPPPPPGDHGSQRSPPWMNVLEGCHGILINTCRDLESQFVEYVIKGTQKPAWAVGPLLPSSFWEETPGSVTHDSSVRKSRKSNIDEQQCSQWLDAQAPESVIYASFGSEVGPEDVDWTEFALGLEASEKPFILVVQAEPEDEEAEAEDILPKGFEQRVEGRGLVIRGWAPQLLILSHPATGGFLSHCGWNSTVESLGCGVPLLAWPMRGDQHYNAKLVALELEAAALIEVDQDSGAVKRDSIVKGVKILMESEQGLKTREKAKGLKQLLRSSLESSHKELDAFLRHVLHLSNQQGQSE, encoded by the coding sequence ATGGAATCCGCTCATATCATGGTGGCGCCCTTCCACGGGCAGGGCCACGTCTTCCCCTGCGTCGAGCTCTGCAAGCGATTGGCCGTCCGAGGCATTACCGTCACAATTCTGGCCGACCCTTCAATTGCCCCATCTCTGCAAATCACAGCCAAACAAGCCCACGAATCCCTGGGGATCAACATTGGGGTCCTAGAATTGTCCCAACccgaggaagaagaggaagaaaaagatgaAGCTGCAGAACAGCAGGAACCCGATTCGTTCTTTGACCATCTTGCAAAGCCCATGGAGGCGATTCTGGAAGCGCTCGACCCTCCGCCCGTCTGCATCATCGGCGACGTTATGGTGCCGTGGGTAGCAACTGTGTGCAACAAATTCAATATTCCCCGGGTTTCTTTCGTTACTTCTGGTGCGTGTTCCATGGCATTCGAGTATGCCATGTGGAAACACAGGGCAGAATTAGAAGAGGCAAAGGAACCCTATGAAGTGCCCGGGTTTCCGAAATCATTGACCCTCACTCCCTCCGACACCCGCCACCGTGCCCCGTCAGGTCCTCCTCCAGAGGGCGGAGGAAGAGGGGGTCCAGGTCCAAGGGGTCCTCCTCCAGGCCGAGGAGGAAGAGGGTTTCCACCGGGTCACAGGGGCAGCGGACGGGGACGTGGGCGAGGGCGTGGCCGCCGGCCGCCGCCGCCTCCTCCACCGGGAGATCACGGTTCACAGCGGAGCCCACCGTGGATGAATGTGCTGGAAGGATGCCACGGGATCCTGATCAATACTTGCCGCGACTTGGAGTCCCAGTTCGTGGAATACGTAATAAAGGGGACCCAGAAGCCTGCCTGGGCCGTTGGCCCGCTTCTGCCGTCTTCCTTCTGGGAAGAGACACCTGGCTCCGTGACGCACGACAGCTCGGTGCGAAAGAGCCGCAAGAGCAATATCGACGAACAGCAATGCTCACAGTGGCTCGACGCCCAGGCGCCCGAGTCGGTGATCTACGCCTCCTTCGGCAGTGAGGTGGGCCCCGAGGATGTAGATTGGACCGAGTTTGCACTGGGCTTGGAAGCCTCAGAGAAGCCCTTTATTTTAGTTGTACAGGCAGAGCCCGAAGACGAGGAAGCTGAAGCTGAAGATATCCTCCCCAAGGGATTTGAACAACGGGTCGAAGGACGTGGTCTTGTAATCCGCGGATGGGCCCCTCAGCTGCTGATATTGTCTCACCCGGCGACAGGAGGGTTTTTATCACATTGCGGGTGGAATTCGACGGTGGAGAGCCTGGGTTGTGGTGTGCCCCTGTTGGCGTGGCCCATGCGAGGAGATCAGCACTACAATGCTAAGCTGGTTGCATTGGAACTTGAGGCGGCGGCCTTGATTGAGGTGGATCAAGATTCAGGCGCGGTGAAGAGGGACAGCATTGTCAAAGGAGTGAAAATATTGATGGAAAGTGAACAAGGGCTGAAAACGAGGGAGAAAGCCAAGGGTTTAAAGCAGCTGTTGCGGTCAAGTCTGGAATCTTCTCACAAGGAATTGGACGCTTTTCTCCGCCATGTTTTGCATTTGTCCAATCAGCAAGGTCAAAGCGAGTGA
- the LOC131039068 gene encoding UDP-glucosyl transferase 73B2: MDQAHIMAVPFHGQGHVFPCVELCKRLAIRGITITILADPSIAPSLQITAKQAHETLGINIGVLELSQPEEEEGKNDEAEDQQHPELFGEHLVKPMEAILQALDRPPVCIIGDVMVPWVTGVCNKLNIPRVSFFTSGACSLAFEYAIWKHGDQVEETKEPFAVPGFPDSMTVTPSDTRHRAPSGPPPDGGGRGGPPPGRGRRGGPPGHRGRGRGGGPPPPPAPDDHGSHRNPPWMNGLKDSHGALVNTCRDLESPFMDYVIKETQKPAWAVGPLLPSSFWEESPGSVTHDSSVRKTRKSSIDERQCSQWLDAQAPRSVIYVSFGSEVGPSDEEWTELALGLEAAEKPFILVLQAEPEEGEAQVEGILPEGFERRVEGRGLAIRGWAPQLLILPHPATGGFLSHCGWNSTVESLGLGVPLLAWPIRGDQHYNAKLLTVELEAAAMIEFDQDSGAVKRDSVVKGVRTLMESDQGLKMREKAKGLKELLRSPSSLESSHKELDACLRYVLDLPNQQVQSE; the protein is encoded by the coding sequence ATGGATCAAGCTCATATCATGGCGGTGCCCTTCCACGGGCAGGGCCACGTCTTCCCCTGTGTCGAGCTCTGCAAGCGATTGGCCATCCGAGGCATTACCATCACAATTCTAGCCGATCCTTCAATTGCCCCTTCTCTGCAAATCACAGCCAAACAAGCCCACGAAACCCTGGGGATCAATATAGGGGTCTTAGAATTGTCCCAGCCcgaggaagaagagggaaaaaatGATGAAGCTGAAGACCAGCAGCATCCAGAATTGTTCGGAGAGCATCTTGTAAAGCCCATGGAAGCGATTCTGCAAGCACTCGATCGCCCACCCGTCTGCATCATCGGCGACGTTATGGTGCCATGGGTAACAGGGGTCTGCAACAAGTTAAATATTCCCCGGGTTTCTTTCTTCACCTCAGGTGCCTGTTCCTTGGCATTCGAATATGCCATATGGAAACACGGCGACCAGGTAGAAGAGACAAAGGAGCCGTTTGCAGTGCCCGGGTTTCCAGACTCAATGACCGTCACTCCCTCCGACACCCGCCACCGTGCCCCGTCGGGTCCTCCCCCAGACGGCGGAGGAAGAGGGGGTCCTCCGCCAGGCCGCGGAAGAAGAGGGGGTCCGCCCGGTCACAGAGGCCGAGGGCGCGGGGGCGGGCCGCCGCCGCCGCCGGCACCGGATGACCACGGTTCACACCGGAATCCGCCATGGATGAACGGTCTCAAAGATAGCCATGGAGCCCTGGTGAATACTTGCCGGGACTTGGAGTCCCCGTTCATGGATTACGTGATAAAGGAAACCCAGAAGCCTGCGTGGGCCGTTGGCCCGCTTCTGCCGTCTTCCTTCTGGGAAGAGTCACCCGGATCCGTTACACACGACAGTTCGGTGCGCAAGACCCGCAAGAGCAGCATCGACGAACGACAGTGCTCGCAGTGGCTCGACGCCCAGGCGCCCCGATCGGTGATATATGTCTCCTTCGGCAGTGAGGTGGGTCCCTCAGACGAAGAATGGACGGAGCTTGCACTTGGCTTGGAAGCCGCGGAGAAGCCCTTTATTTTGGTTCTACAGGCAGAACCCGAAGAAGGGGAAGCTCAAGTCGAAGGGATTCTTCCCGAGGGATTTGAACGGCGGGTCGAAGGACGTGGGCTTGCAATCCGCGGATGGGCCCCGCAGCTGCTAATACTGCCCCACCCGGCCACAGGAGGGTTTTTATCGCACTGCGGGTGGAATTCGACGGTGGAGAGCCTGGGGCTCGGTGTGCCTCTTCTGGCCTGGCCCATACGAGGAGATCAGCATTACAATGCTAAGCTGCTTACTGTTGAACTTGAAGCGGCGGCCATGATTGAGTTTGATCAAGATTCGGGTGCAGTGAAGAGGGACAGCGTTGTCAAAGGTGTGAGAACATTGATGGAAAGTGATCAAGGGCTGAAAATGAGGGAGAAAGCCAAGGGTTTAAAGGAGTTGTTGAGGTCTCCGTCTAGTCTGGAATCATCTCACAAGGAATTGGACGCTTGTCTCCGCTACGTTTTAGACTTGCCAAATCAACAAGTTCAAAGCGAGTGA
- the LOC131039062 gene encoding G-type lectin S-receptor-like serine/threonine-protein kinase At2g19130, which produces MEGSRQDEKHFRAEISCLGNIQHANLVRLRGFCAEGSRRFLIYDYMPNGSLDSLIFSSNPKSKQKVLDWRIRFEIALGTARGLLYLHEECRDCIIHCDVKPENMLLDDSSQCYFPSWAATQIYNGNTVNVVEEGIAEERDIEEVRRASIVGLLCIEKDEEVRPSMGQVVLMLEGKIQPQIQQIQSYVLMDKDEDRSDTDSSSDS; this is translated from the exons ATGGAGGGTTCAAGACAAGATGAGAAGCATTTCCGAGCAGAAATCAGTTGTCTTGGAAACATACAACATGCGAATTTGGTCAGGCTTCGAGGTTTTTGTGCAGAAGGATCGAGAAGGTTTCTCATTTATGATTACATGCCCAACGGCTCTCTGGATTCCTTAATCTTCTCAAGTAATCCCAAAAGTAAACAGAAGGTACTCGACTGGAGGATCCGATTTGAGATCGCTTTAGGCACCGCAAGAGGATTACTTTATCTCCACGAAGAATGCAGAGATTGCATCATTCACTGCGATGTCAAGCCAGAAAATATGCTTTTGGACG ATTCTAGTCAGTGTTACTTTCCATCGTGGGCTGCAACTCAAATTTACAACGGCAATACAGTTAATGTTGTGGAGGAGGGTATTGCAGAGGAGAGAGACATTGAAGAGGTGAGAAGAGCAAGTATTGTAGGATTGTTATGCATTGAAAAGGATGAGGAGGTGAGGCCAAGCATGGGGCAAGTGGTGCTAATGCTGGAAGGGAAGATACAGCCCCAGATTCAGCAGATTCAAAGCTATGTGCTCATGGACAAGGACGAAGACCGAAGCGACACTGACAGCAGTAGCGACAGCTGA